A region of the Peredibacter starrii genome:
AATGTGCGTTTTGTCGCCATGGCCAGAAGCGATCTTCTTTGCCACTTTTCTACAAAGAGCACCTACTTGTCTCTCTAGGTTACGAAGGCCCGCTTCACGAGTGTAACCTGAGATGACAAATTCAACACCTTCATCATGGAACTCAATGTGTTCGTCAGTGATTCCATGCTCATCCATTTGTTTTGGAATGAGGTATTTTTTAGAAATTTGTACTTTTTCTTCCTGACTGTAACCAGCAAGGTTAATCACTTCCATACGGTCACGAAGTGGACCTGGGATTTGATCAAGCATGTTGGCAGTTGCAATGAACATGATCTTAGAAAGGTCATAGTTCATGTTCAGGTAGTTATCTCTGAACGTAAAGTTCTGCTCTGGATCCAATACTTCAAGTAGTGCTGAAGATGGATCACCTTTGAAATCAGAACCAAGCTTATCGATCTCATCGAGAAGGATAATAGGGTTTGTTGTTTTACATTGCTTCATGGCCTGGATGAAACGACCTGGCATTGCACCTACGTATGTACGACGGTGACCACGGATTTCTGATTCATCTTTTACACCACCAAGAGCGATTCTTACGAACTCACGTCCTGTTGCTTTGGCAATTGATTTACCAAGAGAAGTTTTACCAACACCTGGAGGACCAGAGAAACAAAGGATAGGTCCTTTGGCCTTGGCTCCTTTAAGTGAACGAACTGCAAGGTATTCAAGAATACGTTCTTTAACTTTTTCCAGATCAAAGTGATCTTCATCGAGTACGTCTTTTGCGTATTGAAGATCTGTCACTTCTTTTGATTCTTCAGACCATGGAATATCGCATACCCATTCAAGGTAAGAGCGAAGAATACTTGCCTCAGAAGAATCCGGGTGCATTCTTTCTAAGCGACCAAGTTGCTTAAGCGCTTCTTTCTCAGCATCTGCTGGAAGTGCTTTTGCCGTAAGTTTTTCGCGGATCTCCGCAAACTCATCGTTCTTATCGCCGTTCTCATCATTAAGTTCTTGTTTCATGGCCTTGATCTGCTCGCGTAGGAAGAACTCTTTTTGGTTCTTGGCAAGATCATCTTTATTATTGGCCTTAAGCTTCGCTTGTTGAACCAGAACATCCAGTTCGTTTACCAGAACTTGATTGATGTGGCCCAAACGCTCAACCGGATCAAGGATCTCTAAAACTTTTTGAGCTTCAGATACTTTTAGATTTAGGTTAGAAGCGACCAGATCAGCAAGGCGGCCTGGATCCTGGATATCTTCAAGCACCATCAGAATGTCTGGTGAAAGAACTTTTCCAAGAGAAATAACTTTTTCCAGATTTTCTTTTACTGTACGAGCAAGAGCTTCAATCGTCGCCGGTGCAGCAGTTACTTGTTGAGTTTCTACTTTCTCAACTTTCACTTGATAGAAAGGTTCTGTGCCAACGAACTCTTTGATACGAGCTTTTGCCAGACCCTGAATTAAGATTTTAATTCTACCATCGGGTAGTTTGCGCATACGCATGATCATCGCCACTGTTCCCATCTCATAAATCTCAGATGGTGAAGGTGTCTCGGCAGTGATGTCTTTCTGAGAAGAAAGTAGGATCAGCCTGTCTGTGTTATTCAGAGATTCTTCTACTGCTTTAATAGAAGTCTCACGACCCACAAACAAAGGCAGGATCATAAAAGGGTATACCACAAGATCGCGAACCGGCAGGAGAGGGAGCGTTTCCTTGAATTCAATTGCTTCGCCCTCATAATTCGTTACCATACATTGTCTCCTCTAGCGTATGTCTCTTCCGTGAACATTTACAAAAGCCAAATCGGGATAATTAAAGGGGCGCTTTAAAGAAATTTGCGCTAAAATGAAGAAATATTTATAAAGAAAATTCAAATGTTACGGCTTAAATTACTAAGGTTCTCATAGCTAATTCGTTTAAATTTTCATGATATTCATTACTTATTTTTTTTGATCAAAAAGGTATGTTTTTATGAGCGACTCAATCGGTATAGTAATCCTTGCAGCTGGTAAGGGTACCAGGATGAAAATTGAGACCCCAAAGGCCCTGGCAAAAACTGCGGGTAGGCCCCTTTTGGAATATGTGGTCGATGCTGCTCTTAATTTTGCCTCTCATTCCTCTCTGAAAGCAGAGATTGGATTGGTAGTAGGTCACAAGAAAGAATTACTAGAGGAATGGCTAAGTACTCACAGTCAAAAACAATTTCTAAAAACCGCCTGGCAGAAAGAGCAAAACGGAACTGCTGACGCTCTGAAATCTTGCTTCCACGATCAACCTCATTTTTGGGACTACACTTACACATTAGTTGCATGTGCAGATACTCCGCTCTTAGAAGAAGCAGAATTCAACAAACTTTTTGAAGTACTAAAGGCCGATCCAAAATTAGTAGGAGTGGCCGCTACATTCGAGGCACATGATCCAACCGGTCTCGGAAGAATTGTTCACGGCAAGAATGGCTTTCAGATCGTTGAAGAGAAAGATGCCTCTCCTGAACAAAGAAAAATCACAGAGGTAAATTCTGGTGTTTATATTCTTAAAACGTCACACGTTAAAGAAGTGCTAGGAACAATTTCGAATAACAATAAATCTGGTGAATTCTATCTCACTGATTTATTCCAAGATAAATATTCTGTGAAGCCCGTGAAGTTTCCCTCGGAAGTTCCATTTTTGGGAATCAATACGCTTGAACAGCTTGCCGAAGTAACGAAACTTTTCAGAGCTAAAAAGCTTAAAAAGCTTTTTACGGAGGGGGTTGAGTTTTTGAATCCCGATTCAGTTCATATCGATGATGCCGTCACGATTGGTGTTGGCTCGATTATTTATCCAGGAGTGACTCTTCTGGGGAATACTAAAATTGGTAATGGGGTAGTGGTTGAAACTGGCTCATTTATCCGAGACAGTATTGTTCACGATGGGGCAGAAATTCTTGCTCATAGCTATCTCGAGGGCGCTTTGGTACACAAAGATGCAACCATTGGTCCTATGGCCCGTCTTCGCCAAGGTGCTGACATTGGTCCAGAGGCCAAGATAGGAAACTTCGTTGAAGTTAAAAAATCAAAACTTGATAAAGGTGTGAAGGTCTCTCACTTAAGTTACGTGGGCGATGCTGAGATTGGCGAGAACACAAACATTGGTTGTGGTTTCATCAGCTGTAACTATGATGGGGCCAATAAGCACAAGACTAAAATCGGTAAGAATTCATTCATCGGCTCTGATGTTCAGATGATTGCTCCGATTGAAATCGGCAATGACGCATTCGTAGCAGCAGGGTCAACTATCAGTAAAAGTGTCCCTGACGGCGCCTTTGCTATAACCCGAGCACAACAGGTCACTAAAGAAGGGGCCGCCAAGCGATTCATCAAGACGAAAAAGTCCTAAGGAACCACGCGTTAAACTAGTAAGATCCCCTCTGAAATGTTAGATTGTAGCCCTTAAGTTTCACTCTAATATTTCGGAGATTTTATGTGCGGAATCGTAGGCTATTCCGGACCACAAAATTCTGTGGGTCCTATCATTGAAGGTTTATCGCGTCTTGAATATCGCGGATACGATTCGGCCGGGATCTGTCTCAAGATCAACAACGAACTTCAAATCGTTAAAAAAGAAGGTAAGCTCGATAATTTAAAAGCACTTTTAAATGAGAGTAAGCCTTTTTCAAATACAGGTATCGGTCACACTCGTTGGGCCACCCACGGTGCAGTTACCACTGACAACGCTCACCCACACGGAAATGAGATCTTCGCAGTTGTTCACAACGGTATTATCGAAAACGCTCCATCACTTAAAAAAGATCTTATTGCTGAAGGTTTTCAGTTTAAATCTCAAACCGATTCAGAAGTGTTCTTAGTTTTGTTAACAAAATTTTACAAACAAACCGGAAACACTCTTCAATCAATTTCAAAAGCTTTCAACCTCATCACTGGTAACTCAGCTTTCGTAATCACAGAGAAGGCAAGTGATAAACTTTACGCCATCAAGCGTTCAGCTCCACTGGTAGTGGGAGAGAACAAAGACAATCGTGAAGCATTCGTATCTTCGGATCCTTTCGCACTGGTTGGCTTTGCTCCAAGAATTTATTTCCCCCAAGACGGCGTGATCTGTGAAGGTGTTGTTACTGCAAATGATGTAACAATCAATTTCTATGAACTAGATCTTACTCCATCAAGCCGTTATAAGTTTCAAGCAAACTCAATGTCGATGGACACAACAACAAAAGGTCCATACGAGCACTACATGCTTAAAGAAATCCATGAGCAACCAGCTCTTGTGGATAAGCTTGCTGCTTTCTACATCAAGAACGAAGGTAGAAAAGAGCTTGATTCACTTAAAGGTTTCAAGGCCCCGGCATGGCACTTAACTGCTTGTGGTACTGCTTGGCACGCGGGTCTTGTGATTAAGAACTACTTTGAACAAATCAACCGTCAGCGCGCTGATGTGGATATTGCTTCTGAGTTCCGTTACCGCGAACCCATTCTTAACAAAGGTGAAGTAGGTCTTTTCATTTCTCAATCAGGTGAAACTGCCGACACGCTTGCTTGTCAGGAACTTTGTAAAGAAAAAGGTATCGAGACTTTCTCAATCGTGAACACTGAAGGTTCTACTCTTTTCAGAAACTCAGATAAAAACTTCCTGATCCACGCTGGTGTAGAAATCGGTGTTGCTTCTACGAAGGCCTTCACGCTTCAGGCTCTGACTGGTTATCTTATGAGCCGTGCGATGGAAGGAACTCTTGATGATCCAAAACTGTTCTCTGAGATCCAGCTTCTTTCAAACCGCATTGGCGAACTTTGTGCTCAATCGGATTCACTAAAAGAAGTGGCAGAGAAAATTTATACGAAGAAAGGCTTCATCTTCACTGGCCGTGGGAAGTATTTCCCAATCGCTCTTGAAGGTGCACTTAAACTTAAAGAGATCGCTTACGTTCATGCTGAAGGCTATGCGGCCGGTGAACTTAAACACGGTCCGATCGCCCTGATCGATGAGAACATCGTAAACATCGCAGTGGTCGGTCCTGAGCTTCTTGAGAAGACAGTATCAAACGTTGAAGAAGTTAAAGCTCGTCGCGGAATCATGGTTGTTGTTGGTCCTAAGAATTCACCAGAGATTGAGCACCTTGCTGATGCTTATATCCCGCTTGATTTCAACGGCCTTCCAAACCTAAGCCCGTTATACGTGAACGTGGCGTTGCAGTTCCTTGCTTATCACATTGCCAAACTTAAAGGCACAGACATTGATAAACCAAGAAACCTCGCGAAGTCAGTTACGGTAGAATAATGAATTTAGATTTTCTGAACGAATCTCAAAGACAAGCAGTACTCATGACCGATGGACCGGTCATGATACTTGCTGGTGCAGGTTCTGGTAAAACCAGAACGCTGGTAGCACGAATTCAGTACTTACTGGAAGAGAAGCGTGTCAGCCCATATCAAATCCTGGCAGTAACGTTTTCGAACAAGGCCGCTCGTGAAATGCGTGAGCGTCTGGCGGTCAATACTTCGGTGAATGTTGGAACTCTACAGGTAACGACCTTCCACGCTTTTTGTGCGAAGGTTCTCCGCATGGAAGCGACCTACTTAGGTCTAAGTAAAAACTTCACCATCTACGATGACGGTGAGTCTCAATCCATTATCAAAGCAATTCTCACTAAGCGTGGGATCAATCAAAAAGAGCTTTCACCGTATACGGTGGCGGCCTTCATTGATGGTCTAAAGAATCTTGGTTACTACATGGGCCTTGCCCGCAATGCAGATGTTGAGAAATATGCTGAAGACAAGCGTCTCTTTGATATTTTCATGGAGTACGAAGCTGAGCTTCATCGTTCAAATGCCGTGGACTTTGGTGGACTAATTACTGGTGTTTTAAATCTGTTCCGTTCTTATCCTGAAGTACTACAAAAGTATCAACAGAAGTTTAAATACGTTCTGGTGGATGAGTATCAAGATACTAACCGGGCCCAGTTTGATCTGATTCTTCAATTAAGCCAAACTCACCGCAATCTGTGCGTAGTAGGTGATGAAGATCAGTCCATCTATTCTTGGCGTGGAGCTGATATTAGAAATATCCTGGATTACGAATCAGTTTTCCCGGAAGCAAAACTCATTAAGCTTGAGCAAAACTACCGTTCTTCGAAAAAGATCATTGAGGCCGCATCAGAAGTTATTTCCCGAAACCTTGCCCGTAAAGGTAAGCAGATGTGGACAGACAATGATGAAGGTGAAGAGATCCGTATCGTTGAATGTCGTGATGATAAAGCGGAAGCGGACTTTGTGGGTCAGCAAATCAGGCATTTGGTTCAAGAAGGCGTTTCATTAAAAGATATTGCTGTCTTCTACCGAAACAACGCTCACTCGAGAACCATCGAGGACGCTTTAAGAAAAGAAAAGTTTCCATACAGAGTTGTGGCAGGGATCAAGTTCTACGACCGTAAAGAGATCAAAGATATGATTTCTTATATGCGTGTAGTGGTGAACAAAAAAGACTCCCTGGCGCTCACTCGTATTATCAATACTCCTGCTCGTGGGGTAGGTGCTACATCACTTCGAAAACTTGAAGACGAGGCCGTTCGCCTTCAGCTTTCATTATTTGAACTTTTAGAAAAGATCGTGGAGTCTCCTGCGGAGTTCAAACATCTTTCTCTTTCTGGAAAAGTTCAAAGTGCAGTTTATCAACTCGTTCATTTAATTCAAGAGGTTCAGGTCCTTGAGACCCAGAACCATTCTCCAAGCTTTAGCTATGAGAAACTCTTAAATGAATCAGGTTATTATGAAGTTCTTCGCGCGGACAAAAGTTACGAGGGTGCAGCTCGCTTAGAGAACTTAGAAGAACTTATGAGTGCCATTAAGCAGTTTGAGGACTCGGAGAATGAACCAAATATGGTGAAGTTCCTTGAGACCATCACGCTTGATACCACTGTTTCAGAAGATGGTTCAACTGATCAAGTATCACTCATGACCGTTCACGGCTCTAAAGGTCTTGAATATCCCTACGTATTCTTAATTGGAATTGAAGAAAATATTTTTCCTTCTTATAAGAGTTTAGAAGTGGGTCCAGTCGCACTTGAAGAAGAGCGTCGTCTTTTCTACGTGGCGATGACCCGAGCGATGAAACAATTAACAATTACCTTCGCCCAAAGCAGACTTTTGTGGGGAAGTATCAAATTTAATGGCCCAAGCCAGTTCTTACATGAGATTCCGGCGCAGTACTACAGATGGGACTTCTTTCAAACTGGTTCCAAGAAGGCCCAATTCGATAATTACTCTCAATCATATGATGATTGGGACCAATCTAATCATTCTTCTGATGATCAGGTCTTCTACAAAGAGAAAGTCTATCAGACGAAGAAGGCGGTCGCGAATCTCTCAAACTATCCGTCAGGTTCTAAAATTGTTCACGCCCTCTATGGGGAAGGAACCGTTTTAGATACTGAAGGACTGGGACAAGATGAAAAAGTCACCATTCTTTTCCGTGATGGAGTACGAAAGAAATTCATGGTGAAATTTGCTCCACTTCAAAAGGCATAAATGAGAATCTCTTTAAAGTTTTTGGCGATTGCGTGGTTAGTTCTTCTCATGATTGTAGGAGGACTTCTCTATAACGCTTATTCAAAGCTCAAACCTGAAACTTTCATTGCGATTATAACTGAGCAAGTTCAGAAAAATTATCCAAACACGAAACTGGAAGTTGGAACCATAGATTATGGTTTCTCTTTGGATTTTAATCTAACTCTTAAAAACATTCAGTTAAGAAGATCGGGCAAACTATTAGGCAGTATTGGGGAAGTAGAATTGAAAGTTCCTTGGTGGCTCATTTTTATGAATCGCGGGAACGCTCAGATCAATCTTTCAAAGCTAGACATCTTCATCGATCACCATGAGACTCACGAGATGAAGGGTGTAAGTGATGGTGCGTCTCACGCCAAACATATGATCTCGGTGAATCTTCCAAGTTACCTGACTGAAGCAAGATACACCTTAAGGGCCAAAGAAATTTCGATTAAAGATATTCATAATGAACGTCGTTATTTCCGAGTTTCTAAATTACTTGTTCGTGAGTTTCAATACGGTAAGAATTCTGCTTTTGAGATTAATATCCCAATCGAAATCACTCATGGTAGCAACGCCTTCCGTTCTGATCTTTGGCTTTTTGGAGATGTAACTCCTGATCCTGCCTCGTGGAAGCTCAACTACCGTGGTGAGTTCCGTACCATTGATAATAACGACAAGTTTCAAATTGAAGATCTTGTTATCAACGGTAAAGCAAGTTTCAAACCGAGCAACCTGGACATCAATTCCAAGGTAGAACTTTTCATTGAGAAGGATATGATCGGTGAAGGTGGCCTTGATGCCACCCAGGATTCTTTGAAGCTGGGAATGAATTTTACCAAGCTTCCAATGAGCTACTTCAATTTTATGTATGATCAAATCAAGAACCCGTATCTGGCCAAACTTGAAGGTGAGGCACAGGGTAAAATTGATTTTCAAAAGCAATTTGATATAGAGCAAGCGAGCATCAAAGGGAAACTCACTTTCGAAGGTCCGTTTCAATTTTCTCCTGAATTAAAACTAGATGGTAAATGGCAAATTGGATTAGATGACTCTCGTTGGGAGACTTCTTTTATTACCCCAAAAGGCGAGGCCAGCTTCTTCCGTCGTTCCGTGGTGGACATGAAGAAAAACATCATTACTCAGTATACGGAAGAGCTGGGTTTCTCAGGACTTGATTTGACTCATGCCCTGGCCCCGGTAAAATCTCTCTCCGCCTTGGTTAACGAACCAGATGGACCTTTTTACACGACAAATATTTCCTATAAAAAAGCTCTCCTTGGGGAAAAAGTCATTGATGGTCAATTCCAGTTCGGCCGCTCACCTGATCATAAATTTTATCAGGCCCGTCTGATTGATCAAACCAATACCTTTGATATGAATTACTCTAACAAGGGTGTTCAGAATGCTCTG
Encoded here:
- the lon gene encoding endopeptidase La; translated protein: MVTNYEGEAIEFKETLPLLPVRDLVVYPFMILPLFVGRETSIKAVEESLNNTDRLILLSSQKDITAETPSPSEIYEMGTVAMIMRMRKLPDGRIKILIQGLAKARIKEFVGTEPFYQVKVEKVETQQVTAAPATIEALARTVKENLEKVISLGKVLSPDILMVLEDIQDPGRLADLVASNLNLKVSEAQKVLEILDPVERLGHINQVLVNELDVLVQQAKLKANNKDDLAKNQKEFFLREQIKAMKQELNDENGDKNDEFAEIREKLTAKALPADAEKEALKQLGRLERMHPDSSEASILRSYLEWVCDIPWSEESKEVTDLQYAKDVLDEDHFDLEKVKERILEYLAVRSLKGAKAKGPILCFSGPPGVGKTSLGKSIAKATGREFVRIALGGVKDESEIRGHRRTYVGAMPGRFIQAMKQCKTTNPIILLDEIDKLGSDFKGDPSSALLEVLDPEQNFTFRDNYLNMNYDLSKIMFIATANMLDQIPGPLRDRMEVINLAGYSQEEKVQISKKYLIPKQMDEHGITDEHIEFHDEGVEFVISGYTREAGLRNLERQVGALCRKVAKKIASGHGDKTHILSATVEELLGPAIYSHEDSNEYDEVGVATGLAWTAGGGEILHIEATKMKGRGITLTGQLGDVMKESAHAAMGFIRSHAAELGIEDKFFEENEIHIHLPAGAIPKDGPSAGITLATVITSLITNTYISKDIAMTGEITLTGKVLPVGGIKEKALAAMRAGIETVIIPWKNQKDVLEIPAAYRKKLNFIPVKNIQEVLEIALVDWNRQLDLDQTKRKDEKTTKPRTKNDQVAA
- the glmU gene encoding bifunctional UDP-N-acetylglucosamine diphosphorylase/glucosamine-1-phosphate N-acetyltransferase GlmU, producing the protein MKIETPKALAKTAGRPLLEYVVDAALNFASHSSLKAEIGLVVGHKKELLEEWLSTHSQKQFLKTAWQKEQNGTADALKSCFHDQPHFWDYTYTLVACADTPLLEEAEFNKLFEVLKADPKLVGVAATFEAHDPTGLGRIVHGKNGFQIVEEKDASPEQRKITEVNSGVYILKTSHVKEVLGTISNNNKSGEFYLTDLFQDKYSVKPVKFPSEVPFLGINTLEQLAEVTKLFRAKKLKKLFTEGVEFLNPDSVHIDDAVTIGVGSIIYPGVTLLGNTKIGNGVVVETGSFIRDSIVHDGAEILAHSYLEGALVHKDATIGPMARLRQGADIGPEAKIGNFVEVKKSKLDKGVKVSHLSYVGDAEIGENTNIGCGFISCNYDGANKHKTKIGKNSFIGSDVQMIAPIEIGNDAFVAAGSTISKSVPDGAFAITRAQQVTKEGAAKRFIKTKKS
- the glmS gene encoding glutamine--fructose-6-phosphate transaminase (isomerizing); translated protein: MCGIVGYSGPQNSVGPIIEGLSRLEYRGYDSAGICLKINNELQIVKKEGKLDNLKALLNESKPFSNTGIGHTRWATHGAVTTDNAHPHGNEIFAVVHNGIIENAPSLKKDLIAEGFQFKSQTDSEVFLVLLTKFYKQTGNTLQSISKAFNLITGNSAFVITEKASDKLYAIKRSAPLVVGENKDNREAFVSSDPFALVGFAPRIYFPQDGVICEGVVTANDVTINFYELDLTPSSRYKFQANSMSMDTTTKGPYEHYMLKEIHEQPALVDKLAAFYIKNEGRKELDSLKGFKAPAWHLTACGTAWHAGLVIKNYFEQINRQRADVDIASEFRYREPILNKGEVGLFISQSGETADTLACQELCKEKGIETFSIVNTEGSTLFRNSDKNFLIHAGVEIGVASTKAFTLQALTGYLMSRAMEGTLDDPKLFSEIQLLSNRIGELCAQSDSLKEVAEKIYTKKGFIFTGRGKYFPIALEGALKLKEIAYVHAEGYAAGELKHGPIALIDENIVNIAVVGPELLEKTVSNVEEVKARRGIMVVVGPKNSPEIEHLADAYIPLDFNGLPNLSPLYVNVALQFLAYHIAKLKGTDIDKPRNLAKSVTVE
- a CDS encoding ATP-dependent helicase translates to MNLDFLNESQRQAVLMTDGPVMILAGAGSGKTRTLVARIQYLLEEKRVSPYQILAVTFSNKAAREMRERLAVNTSVNVGTLQVTTFHAFCAKVLRMEATYLGLSKNFTIYDDGESQSIIKAILTKRGINQKELSPYTVAAFIDGLKNLGYYMGLARNADVEKYAEDKRLFDIFMEYEAELHRSNAVDFGGLITGVLNLFRSYPEVLQKYQQKFKYVLVDEYQDTNRAQFDLILQLSQTHRNLCVVGDEDQSIYSWRGADIRNILDYESVFPEAKLIKLEQNYRSSKKIIEAASEVISRNLARKGKQMWTDNDEGEEIRIVECRDDKAEADFVGQQIRHLVQEGVSLKDIAVFYRNNAHSRTIEDALRKEKFPYRVVAGIKFYDRKEIKDMISYMRVVVNKKDSLALTRIINTPARGVGATSLRKLEDEAVRLQLSLFELLEKIVESPAEFKHLSLSGKVQSAVYQLVHLIQEVQVLETQNHSPSFSYEKLLNESGYYEVLRADKSYEGAARLENLEELMSAIKQFEDSENEPNMVKFLETITLDTTVSEDGSTDQVSLMTVHGSKGLEYPYVFLIGIEENIFPSYKSLEVGPVALEEERRLFYVAMTRAMKQLTITFAQSRLLWGSIKFNGPSQFLHEIPAQYYRWDFFQTGSKKAQFDNYSQSYDDWDQSNHSSDDQVFYKEKVYQTKKAVANLSNYPSGSKIVHALYGEGTVLDTEGLGQDEKVTILFRDGVRKKFMVKFAPLQKA